The nucleotide window CAATGCCAGATGGCGGCACGCAGGATCAGATTGCGTTTCCGATAAAGTTTTCCAATCAACCAGCTTCCTATCGCCATACTGGTGTGCAGACTGGAACACATACAAAGGAGGTTTTAAAAAAGGCAGGCTGGAATGATTCGAAAATAGCTGAACTGTCCGAAAAAGGAATTTTTGGCTAAACGATATTATTAAAGGGCCATGGATCTAGATATAGATTAGCCCGAAAAATTGGGAGGAAACAATATGACAAACAACGCAAACGTTATTGGTGTTAGTATGGTGAAGTTTGAAAAGCCAGGGAAAAATGAGCCGTATGAAATCATGGCTTCGAAGGCAATTACGAACGCCTTGAAAGATGCGGGAATCGGTCTTTCAGATGTTAATCAGGCGTATGCAAGTTATGTTTATGGGGACAGCACAAGCGGTCAAACCGCGTTATATCGCGTTGGCATGACAGGCATTCCGATTATAAATGTGAACAACAATTGCTCATCAGGCTCCACAGCACTCTACTTGGCACGCCAGGCAGTAGAATCTGGTGCAGAGGAATGTGTATTGGCTTTTGGATTTGAGGAAATGAAACCGGGGGCACTGGGTGAAAATTGGACCGACCGTATGTCTCCATTTCAATGGATTTACGATCAGTTTGAAACATTGAACCCTGAATTACCGGATGGACCTGTTGCCTTAAAAGTATTTGGTGCAGCCGCAATAGAGTATCTTGAAAAATATGGCGCAAGTCCAGAAATATTTGGAAAGGTTGCTGTAAAATCTAGGAAGCACGCAGTAAATAACCCTTATTCCCTGTTTAACAAAGAGATCACATTAGATGAAGTAATGCAATCTCCGGAAGTGTATCCGGGTCTTAACAGATTGATGGCATGTCCGCCAACTTGTGGTGCAGCGGCAGTAGTTGTTTGCAGTGATGACTTTGCCAAAAAACATAATATCCAAAATGCAGTGAAAATAACTGCTCAATCGATGAGAACAGATAAACCGGATTCGAAGGAAAATAATATGCATCTGGTTGGTCTTAAAATGACAGAAGAAGCTGCGAAAGAAGTGTACGAAAAATCCGGTGTTGGCCCGGAAGATGTTGATGTTGTGGAATTACATGATTGTTTTACCCCTAATGAAGTAAT belongs to Bacillaceae bacterium S4-13-56 and includes:
- a CDS encoding lipid-transfer protein; its protein translation is MTNNANVIGVSMVKFEKPGKNEPYEIMASKAITNALKDAGIGLSDVNQAYASYVYGDSTSGQTALYRVGMTGIPIINVNNNCSSGSTALYLARQAVESGAEECVLAFGFEEMKPGALGENWTDRMSPFQWIYDQFETLNPELPDGPVALKVFGAAAIEYLEKYGASPEIFGKVAVKSRKHAVNNPYSLFNKEITLDEVMQSPEVYPGLNRLMACPPTCGAAAVVVCSDDFAKKHNIQNAVKITAQSMRTDKPDSKENNMHLVGLKMTEEAAKEVYEKSGVGPEDVDVVELHDCFTPNEVMTYEGLGLVAEGEAEKLIYDQDNTYGGKFVVNPSGGLMSKGHPLGATGLAQCTELVWHLRGEAGNRQVEGAKVGLQHNVGLGGACIVTMYQTV